From Spirochaeta isovalerica, one genomic window encodes:
- a CDS encoding GNAT family N-acetyltransferase, producing the protein MANESFELTNELIEQIIFAMENQKEKFFLDPAVPSIVSKSAEGTGNRISPLYDLPDWEPSDGYRLMEQFVLNLRNPVYREHLSSILHCGSGVFRKFKDALNQRPDIERKWFSFKELNMKRRVLDWYNILRLEWGLDVWEEDFNGEYSPVLTDFSIDLCREEQLPRINRMDRDAFSEIYQSCPSDYISDLFRRFRDGFEPEISEESRIFLAESPDGEIVGFVWITAEVLEKGTVLGRIRQIYVLPEYRGLGLAEKLKEKALEDSMLKSCSFLEIDVPAGAEFIMNNLIQYGFKKNSTMLVLSQNAD; encoded by the coding sequence TTGGCAAATGAATCTTTTGAGCTGACCAATGAATTAATAGAGCAGATTATCTTCGCCATGGAAAACCAGAAAGAAAAATTCTTCCTGGATCCGGCTGTTCCTTCCATTGTATCAAAATCAGCTGAGGGGACGGGGAACCGTATAAGCCCTCTCTATGATCTGCCCGACTGGGAGCCTTCCGACGGATACCGGTTGATGGAGCAGTTTGTTCTCAATCTCCGCAATCCTGTTTACCGGGAACATCTCTCCTCTATTCTTCATTGCGGTAGCGGCGTATTCCGGAAATTCAAAGATGCCCTCAATCAGCGTCCTGATATAGAGCGCAAGTGGTTCAGCTTCAAAGAGCTCAATATGAAACGGCGCGTTCTGGATTGGTATAATATTCTCAGGCTGGAGTGGGGCCTGGATGTCTGGGAAGAGGATTTTAATGGCGAATACAGTCCCGTTTTAACGGATTTTTCCATTGATCTCTGCCGGGAGGAACAGCTGCCCCGGATAAACAGAATGGACAGGGATGCTTTCTCGGAGATATATCAATCCTGTCCATCGGATTATATTTCTGATTTATTCAGGCGGTTCCGCGACGGTTTCGAGCCGGAAATATCCGAAGAATCCCGTATCTTTCTGGCTGAATCCCCCGACGGGGAAATCGTCGGGTTCGTCTGGATTACTGCTGAAGTTCTCGAAAAAGGTACCGTTCTGGGAAGAATCCGACAGATCTATGTCCTTCCCGAATACAGAGGTCTCGGCCTGGCGGAGAAACTAAAAGAGAAAGCTCTGGAAGATTCCATGCTGAAAAGCTGTTCCTTTCTGGAAATCGATGTTCCTGCGGGTGCCGAGTTTATCATGAATAATCTCATTCAGTATGGATTCAAAAAAAACAGCACCATGCTGGTGCTGAGTCAGAATGCAGATTGA
- the proS gene encoding proline--tRNA ligase yields the protein MRYTRLFGKTVKEAQNELFQESYSLLFKGGFARPLGQGLYCYLPMGMKVLRNIKRIISEEMEYLGGAEIQAPLVNPADLWEESSRLEIMGNSLIRFKDIRNAEMVLAPTHEEAVVSLVKQSLHSYRDFPIFLFQFQTKFRNEYRTRGGMIRTREFEMNDAYSFHRSYSDLNNFFPQVFAAYERIFQRCDVPYITAESEVGVMQGSRAYEFLTEDPQGKDTVVLCRNCGYRAREEVALAVKKNNAGALKPLEKVETGNLKTMAKISRHLDLPLERLGKCMVYSCPSGLVMAVVRADYDVSREKLMRYLGEPWLNSASKEELDRIGLVPGFMSPVNPPGQIAIVIDDTVVNSSNLAIASNDVGFYYLNANFGRDFDSFHVTDISRIKAGDLCLSCGSELEEIHALELGNLFKLDDYFTQKRIFSFRTKRGGSAIRSWGLTASGWEDSLSRS from the coding sequence GCTTTACTGTTATCTGCCGATGGGAATGAAAGTCCTGAGGAATATCAAGCGTATTATCAGCGAAGAGATGGAATACCTGGGAGGTGCGGAGATTCAGGCCCCCCTGGTGAATCCCGCAGATTTGTGGGAGGAGAGCAGCCGACTCGAAATCATGGGCAATTCTCTGATCCGGTTCAAAGATATCCGCAATGCCGAAATGGTGCTGGCCCCGACCCATGAGGAAGCTGTGGTTTCTCTCGTAAAACAGTCTCTTCATTCCTACAGGGACTTCCCGATTTTTCTCTTTCAGTTTCAGACGAAATTCAGAAATGAATACCGGACCAGAGGCGGCATGATCCGCACCAGGGAATTCGAGATGAACGATGCCTATTCCTTTCACAGGTCTTATTCCGATCTCAATAATTTTTTCCCTCAGGTCTTTGCCGCCTACGAGAGAATCTTTCAGCGCTGTGATGTTCCCTATATAACCGCTGAATCGGAAGTCGGGGTAATGCAGGGGTCCCGCGCATATGAATTCCTTACGGAAGACCCTCAGGGAAAAGATACTGTTGTTCTTTGCAGGAACTGCGGATACCGCGCCAGAGAGGAAGTGGCCCTGGCTGTCAAAAAGAATAATGCCGGAGCGTTAAAGCCTCTTGAGAAAGTGGAAACCGGTAATCTGAAAACCATGGCTAAAATTTCGCGGCATCTGGATCTGCCTCTGGAACGGCTGGGCAAGTGTATGGTTTATTCCTGTCCTTCCGGCCTTGTTATGGCGGTTGTTCGCGCCGATTACGATGTGAGCCGGGAAAAGCTCATGCGTTACCTCGGAGAGCCATGGCTAAATTCAGCTTCGAAGGAAGAACTGGACCGCATTGGTCTTGTTCCGGGCTTTATGTCCCCTGTGAATCCTCCCGGACAAATAGCCATTGTTATCGACGATACAGTTGTAAACTCCTCGAATCTGGCAATAGCTTCGAATGATGTCGGTTTCTATTATCTGAATGCCAATTTCGGACGGGATTTTGACAGTTTTCATGTAACGGACATATCCCGGATAAAAGCCGGCGATCTCTGTCTTTCCTGCGGATCCGAACTTGAGGAAATACACGCTCTTGAACTGGGAAATCTCTTTAAGCTGGACGATTATTTTACCCAGAAAAGAATCTTCAGTTTCAGGACGAAGAGGGGCGGAAGCGCTATCCGTTCATGGGGTCTTACGGCATCGGGCTGGGAAGACTCATTGTCGCGGTCGTAG
- a CDS encoding His/Gly/Thr/Pro-type tRNA ligase C-terminal domain-containing protein gives MGSYGIGLGRLIVAVVEANHDDRGILWPYDLAPFKYFLMGIGKSKTIKRYVDEIEEMLGPDVLVDDRTESISKKFRDAELLGIPLRIVVSTRYIEDEQVELCDRRTRIKWLVHKNDIKKEIRKWRKAFGK, from the coding sequence ATGGGGTCTTACGGCATCGGGCTGGGAAGACTCATTGTCGCGGTCGTAGAGGCCAACCATGATGACCGGGGCATTCTCTGGCCCTATGATCTGGCGCCTTTCAAATATTTTCTTATGGGAATCGGAAAATCCAAGACGATAAAGCGCTATGTCGATGAGATAGAGGAAATGCTCGGTCCGGATGTTCTGGTCGATGACAGAACCGAATCAATCAGCAAGAAATTCCGGGACGCCGAGCTTCTGGGGATACCTCTGAGAATTGTAGTCTCCACACGGTATATTGAGGATGAACAGGTGGAGCTCTGCGACCGGAGGACCCGGATCAAATGGCTGGTGCATAAAAACGATATCAAAAAAGAGATAAGAAAATGGAGAAAAGCCTTTGGCAAATGA